In Colias croceus chromosome 12, ilColCroc2.1, one genomic interval encodes:
- the LOC123696392 gene encoding double-stranded RNA-specific editase B2-like isoform X4 has product MNNVSEQKPSWMKKLQGVKRLSNKERRRRQNQNLRKLLTPKSALMVLNEIMPGEQPVFKVEPVQDQQFYKATDTCFCAEVTVEGKTFKGCGETKANARHAAAELAIRELIISRLGRLQDAATATAAAEQTGTGEETMECTEEEPMPMIQLASFALHKLFSEWEGTGLRVPHFRPNATSVSSEPETTSPIGKPLKVPKQRTEIPANAGSMHPCMLLTYMRPRTLYRILACTGDRPQNYEYKMAIDVDGATFVGTGRNKKEARKQAAIAACNSLFGVTFDQ; this is encoded by the exons TGAAAAGGCTCTCGAACAAGGAGCGTCGTCGTCGTCAAAACCAGAACTTGCGGAAGCTTCTCACGCCCAAGAGCGCCCTGATGGTGCTAAACGAGATCATGCCGGGGGAACAACCG GTGTTTAAAGTGGAGCCAGTGCAGGACCAGCAGTTCTACAAGGCGACGGACACTTGCTTCTGCGCAGAGGTCACCGTGGAGGGGAAGACCTTCAAGGGGTGCG GCGAGACCAAAGCGAACGCCCGTCACGCAGCTGCAGAGCTGGCCATCCGCGAGCTCATCATCAGCCGTCTCGGCCGCCTGCAGGACGCCGCCACTGCTACTGCCGCCGCCGAGCAGACGG GCACAGGTGAAGAAACAATGGAGTGCACGGAAGAGGAGCCGATGCCGATGATCCAGCTGGCGTCGTTCGCGCTGCACAAGTTGTTCAGCGAGTGGGAGGGCACCGGCCTCAGGGTGCCGCACTTCAGGCCCAATGCGACTTCG GTATCATCCGAACCCGAGACCACATCCCCCATCGGCAAACCGCTCAAAGTGCCAAAACAGCGCACAGAGATCCCAGCCAACGCGGGTTCCATGCACCCGTGCATGTTGCTGACGTACATGCGTCCGCGCACACTGTACCGCATACTCGCGTGCACGGGCGATAGACCGCAGAACTATGAATACAAGATGGCGATCGATGTGGATGGAGCTACTTTTGTGGGCACGG GTAGAAACAAGAAAGAGGCGAGGAAGCAAGCCGCCATTGCCGCGTGTAACTCGCTTTTTGGAGTCACATTTGATCAGTag